In a genomic window of Methanococcoides sp. LMO-2:
- a CDS encoding BglII/BstYI family type II restriction endonuclease gives MKFKEEYFFCSPKLLQNVGEVHEIFDCIDAIKWKPEFEIEVGSNTFQHQTAYNKAFEAEFSKSDWQTKPLLHDNPKLIGDFQKDDVFIEVQFGNSATIYRDYYKFHYGLTKNLLSLAVLIVPTNPKEFFPTRPSSVSNMAEFDFAYRYFKLLPIPVPILLLGLLPEN, from the coding sequence ATGAAATTCAAGGAAGAATATTTCTTTTGCAGCCCAAAGCTTCTACAGAATGTAGGTGAAGTCCATGAAATATTTGATTGCATTGATGCTATAAAGTGGAAACCTGAATTTGAAATTGAGGTTGGAAGTAACACATTCCAGCATCAAACGGCATACAACAAAGCATTTGAAGCTGAATTTTCAAAATCGGATTGGCAAACGAAACCATTACTCCACGATAATCCAAAGTTGATAGGAGATTTTCAGAAGGATGATGTCTTCATAGAAGTTCAATTTGGAAACAGTGCCACTATCTACCGTGATTATTACAAATTCCATTATGGATTGACAAAAAACTTGCTTTCACTTGCAGTGTTGATTGTTCCAACCAATCCAAAAGAGTTCTTCCCAACAAGACCATCGAGCGTTAGCAACATGGCTGAATTTGATTTTGCATATCGATACTTCAAATTGTTACCGATTCCAGTACCGATATTATTACTGGGATTACTACCTGAAAATTGA
- a CDS encoding C2H2-type zinc finger protein, with protein MLKCRSCGKTVGFNGFCSDCMTSAYVIEVKDEGELDFIKPKSSSTVKAPLPTVHGEDEGKHIIYTDKNAAPLKTLSRRHFDSHNYGKYKTGSYKCRYCGQNFKSEINLNQHVKNIHSYKCKFCGNFFQTKNILEMHIERTHTCKYCGEKFQSKNILKQHVKNVHNNIQTKKIQNTKLTNAIIPESRPSLKKLWNEIQIRESNPNTDVSFFRKYDGQKVTILVEYQIFVNDVEYFKLNNFTCEIIEHNSDYELRVQKWVQGRIKVGTDEESKFYPKRHTSSFNPIT; from the coding sequence ATGCTAAAATGTAGAAGTTGTGGTAAAACAGTCGGATTTAATGGATTTTGCAGTGACTGCATGACTTCTGCGTACGTTATTGAAGTAAAAGATGAAGGGGAACTTGATTTTATTAAACCGAAATCCTCATCAACTGTAAAAGCTCCACTACCAACAGTTCATGGCGAGGATGAAGGGAAGCATATAATATATACTGATAAAAACGCTGCACCATTGAAAACTCTTTCTCGTAGACATTTTGATAGTCACAATTATGGTAAATACAAAACTGGTAGTTACAAATGCAGATATTGTGGTCAGAATTTCAAATCAGAAATTAATTTGAATCAGCATGTTAAAAACATACATTCTTATAAATGCAAATTTTGTGGTAATTTTTTTCAAACAAAAAATATTTTGGAGATGCATATTGAAAGAACACACACTTGCAAATACTGTGGTGAAAAGTTCCAATCAAAAAATATTTTGAAACAGCATGTTAAAAATGTACATAATAATATACAAACAAAAAAAATTCAAAACACAAAATTAACAAATGCAATTATTCCAGAATCCCGTCCAAGTTTAAAGAAGTTGTGGAACGAAATTCAAATCAGAGAATCCAATCCAAATACTGATGTTTCTTTTTTCAGAAAATATGATGGACAAAAAGTAACGATACTTGTTGAATATCAAATATTTGTTAATGATGTGGAGTATTTCAAACTGAATAATTTTACTTGCGAAATAATTGAGCATAATTCTGATTATGAGCTAAGGGTACAAAAATGGGTTCAGGGAAGGATAAAAGTTGGAACGGATGAAGAATCAAAGTTCTATCCAAAAAGACACACATCGTCGTTTAATCCTATTACTTAG